Proteins from a genomic interval of Macrobrachium nipponense isolate FS-2020 chromosome 28, ASM1510439v2, whole genome shotgun sequence:
- the LOC135201581 gene encoding sperm-associated antigen 1-like — MPFQDETSLLQRFDLKVEHLDYSYVRDCSDERTLERIIRVLRSGQEGSYPDLLRFTEDRLASLHPESRVLIADKPAARVSDLPLNELDAIREDLKQWTLDIKEREEELTRYEVIRAPVPPVRNAQGDKPPAAISEGEATKPHQLSSEERDSLLATGDEYLRRGNILQASLQFQKVLASEPFNQEALKGMESIHDSPKTAPKGGRKIVIEEIL; from the exons ATGCCTTTCCAAGATGAAACTTCGTTGTTACAAAGATTCGATCTAAAG GTCGAGCACTTGGATTACAGCTACGTGAGAGACTGCAGCGACGAAAGGACGCTGGAGAGGATTATCAGAGTCCTTAGATCAGGCCAGGAGGGATCCTATCCAGACTTGCTGAG GTTTACGGAAGATCGCCTGGCATCTCTACATCCGGAGAGTCGAGTGCTGATTGCAGACAAGCCAGCTGCCAGAGTGTCAGATCTTCCCTTAAACGA ACTCGACGCCATTCGAGAGGATCTAAAGCAGTGGACTCTGGacatcaaagaaagagaagaagaacttACCCGCTACGAGGTCATACGAGCACCCGTGCCCCCAGTCCGGAATGCCCAAG GAGACAAACCTCCAGCCGCCATCTCCGAAGGGGAGGCGACCAAACCGCACCAGCTCTCGAGCGAAGAAAGAGACTCCTTACTTGCAACAGGTGACGAATACCTCCGGCGTGGCAACATCCTCCAGGCGTCGCTGCAGTTCCAGAAGGTCTTGGCCAGCGAGCCCTTCAACCAGGAGGCCCTGAAGGGCATGGAGTCCATCCACGACAGTCCGAAGACGGCTCCGAAGGGCGGCAGGAAGATAGTCATCGAGGAGATACTTTGA